One Chloroflexota bacterium DNA window includes the following coding sequences:
- a CDS encoding ATP-binding cassette domain-containing protein, with product MFKFLSRQTFKESDIHRYDEYLIQLQNVVKTYQTEAGDFFALNNIRLEIGNGEFVGVIGKSGSGKSTLINMITGIDRPTKGEVYVTGTPIHTLSEGRVAQWRGRNLGIVFQFFQLLPMLTVLENVMLPMDFCKMYNPRQRRERAFSVLDLVGVAGHANKLPAMLSGGEQQRVAIARALANDPPIIIADEPTGNLDSKTSERVFSLFEALVAGGKTVLMVTHDGDQARRVKRTIVIADGEIIEEYLSRTFPSLTQPQLVWVTSKLKQEKYLPGSVIIQKGEAADKFFIVTKGYVEVHLHIPGGQELVVSRVESGQYFGEVALLHGGPRMVTIRAAPDTDVEVAVLNKSDFNQLVGESKTTRKQIDGVAQERLRIIAKETGGND from the coding sequence ATGTTCAAGTTTTTATCAAGACAAACGTTTAAAGAAAGCGATATCCACCGGTATGACGAGTACCTCATCCAGTTGCAAAATGTTGTCAAGACGTATCAGACCGAGGCCGGCGATTTTTTTGCTCTGAATAACATCAGGCTTGAAATTGGCAATGGTGAGTTCGTTGGCGTGATTGGCAAGTCTGGTAGTGGTAAGTCTACGCTGATCAATATGATTACCGGCATTGACCGTCCCACTAAAGGGGAGGTTTACGTCACCGGCACACCGATACATACTTTGAGTGAAGGAAGGGTGGCGCAGTGGCGCGGTCGCAATCTGGGTATTGTCTTCCAGTTCTTTCAACTTCTGCCAATGTTGACGGTACTTGAAAACGTCATGCTTCCGATGGATTTCTGTAAGATGTACAATCCACGGCAACGCCGTGAAAGGGCTTTCAGCGTCCTCGACCTCGTTGGCGTCGCCGGCCATGCCAACAAACTACCGGCTATGCTTTCCGGCGGCGAACAGCAGCGCGTCGCCATCGCCCGAGCGCTTGCCAACGACCCACCTATTATCATAGCAGATGAGCCCACCGGTAATCTCGATTCAAAGACATCAGAACGGGTATTCAGTCTGTTTGAGGCACTGGTAGCCGGTGGCAAGACAGTTCTTATGGTAACACACGACGGCGACCAGGCACGACGAGTTAAACGTACGATTGTCATCGCTGACGGTGAGATAATCGAAGAGTATTTGTCTCGAACCTTCCCTTCGCTTACTCAACCACAATTAGTCTGGGTGACATCAAAATTAAAGCAGGAAAAATATCTTCCTGGTTCCGTCATTATCCAAAAGGGAGAGGCAGCCGACAAGTTTTTTATCGTCACCAAGGGGTATGTAGAAGTTCATTTGCACATACCAGGCGGGCAGGAGCTTGTTGTCTCCCGCGTCGAGAGTGGCCAATACTTTGGCGAGGTTGCCTTGCTTCACGGCGGTCCAAGAATGGTTACTATTCGTGCCGCTCCCGATACCGATGTTGAAGTAGCCGTGCTTAACAAGTCAGACTTTAACCAATTAGTTGGTGAGTCTAAAACCACCAGAAAACAGATAGATGGTGTTGCACAGGAGCGCCTCAGAATAATCGCCAAGGAAACGGGTGGTAATGATTGA